Part of the Metarhizium brunneum chromosome 6, complete sequence genome is shown below.
AGGATGCGGATGAGCTTCTCAAGCAGAAAGTTGAActtgagaaggagaagaaggcgcTGGTAGAGTCCGCCGCCGAAAAAGATGCATTGCTCAAAGCGAAGATCAAGACAGTAGGCAACTACGTACATGACTCCGTGCCAGTGAGCAACAACGAGGTTTGTCACCATCCCTGAGAGTATGCCGGATGCTGGCTCCAAAATGTTGTGATTTTAACACACCATTCCACAGGACAACAACGTGGTAGAGCGTACATGGGCACCAGAAGGTGCCACGGTGGAGAAGCGCAGCAATGTTCTTTCTCATCATGAAGTCCTTCTTAGACTCGATGGCTACGACCCCGACCGGGGTGTGAAGGTAGTTGGCCACCGTGGCTACTTCTTACGACAGTGGGGAGTATTTTTGAACCAGGCTCTAATCAACTATGGCCTTGAATTCCTCAGCCAGCGAGGGTATACTCCATTGCAGACGCCACAATTCATGCTCAAAGATTACATGGGCAAGACCGCTCAACTTGAGCAGTTCGACGAGGAGTTGTACAAAGTGACAGATGGCGAAGCAAAGAATGACAAGTACCTGATTGCTACGTCGGAACAGCCTATTTCTGCATTCCACGCTGATGAGTGGCTGATCCCCAAGGATCTTCCCATCAAGTAGGTTCATGTGCTGTTGGGGCAATAACGCCATATTTCTACTTTGATCTACTACTAACAATAGGCTCCCTCAGATATGCTGGTTACAGCACTTGCTACAGACGCGAAGCAGGCTCCCATGGCAGAGATGCTTGGGGTATTTACCGCGTCCACCAGTTTGAAAAGGTAAAGGCATACCTCCCAGCACCATGTATCAATCGAGGGTCTTTCACCGCTAACAGAGCAAAGATCGAGCAATTCCTCTTAACGGACCCAGAAAAATCTTGGGACGCCTTCCATGACATGATAGGTATTTCCGAGGAGTTCTACAAGTCGCTCGAGTTGCCGTATCAGATTGTGTCAATTGTGTCTGGCGCATTAAATAACGCGGCGTCTAAGAAACTGGATTTAGAGGCCTGGTTCCCATTCCAAGGCGAATACAAAGAACTCGTCTCTTGCTCCAACTGTACCGACTATCAGTCTCGCGCCCTTGAGATACGATTTGGCTCCAAGATGCAGACTGATGTCAAGAAGAAATACGTTCATTGTCTTAACTCTACGCTCTGTGCGACAACCAGAACTATGTGCTGCATTTTGGAGAACTACCAGACTGAGGAGGTAAGTAGTGCTAAGCCAGCCCTCCGCATTGCGTTGGGAAGGGAGTCCACGCACATTTTCACGGAGCAACATTTTCTAACTGGTCACATAATAGGGGCTGAGAGTACCAGAACCTCTTAGGAAGTATCTCCCCGGAGCACCAGAATTTATTCCTTTTGCCAAGGAGTTGCCGAAGGAGTCTACCTCGCAGAAATCTCTACCTCAGCGACCAAAGGGAGGAAAGTAGTTGCCCAGGCCTCACCATACTGTCATCTGGGCTTCCGCAACTGACTATGCATTGGTGCTATTATACACGTTATTCAGATGGGATACAGGAATGGCACGATAGACAATTTTATATGAGATTTCCCGTGCTTCATCATGATGCTCGTTCTGTATTGTGTAAATGTTGAGCCGAAACAGATCGAATGTGATGCTTTAGGGATTGTGGAAATCGGGTCGGGATGTCACTGAGGCAAGTACGTTCCATGCACAAAATCAAGTAACCAGGAGACCATTTCGTAGTCGCACAAGTAAAATTACATCGCAATCTCAGGCTCCAGCATATTCCTTTCCAAACCCGTTAGAATGGAACCGGTCGCAAGTGGTGTTCGTTAGTGGTTTAGCAGGGTGGCGCAGGTGTATGCGACGTGAGCCACACAACTGCTCAACATTCAGCCTTCTGCACCAACCTCCAACCAAGCATTCATTCTTGCACAAAGACTTGGACCAGTGACGAACTGCACCCCGGGCAATACAACTGTTTGTCAAGATTTGCGATCGTCTGGGGAGCCAAAGTGCCGGTGAGCATGCCAGGATGGGCAGACATATTTCGACGCCGGAGGAGAGGAAGTCAACATGCCACCAGTCTTAAGCCTCGTCGTAGCAAGCAGAGTGCACAACCCGTCGCCTTGGGAGCACCGGCTGCTATCAATCCAGAGATCGAGAGGATGAGTGAAACGAGGCAAGGTAGCAACAGAAAGAAGCAATCGGCACCATCACTCGGAGTAAGTCCATGGCTCAACGCTCGAGGATCGCCCAGATGGAACGACTAAATTCCCCATCACAGACGAACCACCTCGGGAAATTCGCCTATGAAAATGAAATGCCAAGCTGGCTAGCGAGAAAGCTAGCTAAAGGTGGCCAGATTTGTACTGATGGTAAGAAGCCTGCTGACAAGAGGTCGATCATGGCATACTAGATGAGATGTAGCATGACAGCTTAGTGTTGTGTAGGTGTTATCCCGGTCCTGGCGAAGGTTGTGGGAAAGAGCCATTCAATAAGCTATGCGTATTTTTGCCACCCTTGCGTGCAGCATGTGTCGAAGTTGAGCCGAGAAGGTAAGCGTATCTATCACTTTGAAGCTGACATGATTACTGACTTTGGGGGAAACTAGGAGGATTTTGTGGATATCGAAACATTCAATCTCTGACATcatatataattaataccAGAGCATCAGGCCACGAGCATTTCCAGGACGGTCTTCCCTCGGTTTTTCAGATTCAGGACTTGATTGAGTCAGCTTGGGATCTCGGTCACAACTCAAACGGTCGGCTTGAAACTGGGGGAATTAGAGGAACCCGAAAATACATTGGTACACCAGAGGTAAGGATGCACAATCAAGCTCTACGGAAATGGTTCCATTGCTGACGGTCGTTCTTGGATAGGCACATGCACTTTTCAGAAGTCTCACAATTCCGTACGATGACCACTTGCCACGCACGAATTTTCTTTACTCATTCTGGTACTAGATGTGTAGTGAGGGCATTTCGCCCTGTAGAAACGGGACAGGCATGGGAAAACATGATAAAGGCAATAGAGGCATATTTTGCAGCGGAATGGGGCACGAGGCCGGGGAGAAAAGTGCGTCATACAAATCTCCCACCAATTTATCTACAGCATCAGGGTAGGTGAGACAATTCACAATACTTTCAAACCAAGAAAGCATTAATAAATCAAATTAGGACACTCCCTCACTGTTGTGGGCTTTGAAAGAAGCTTGGGCGGAGGGTCCTGCCTCTATGTGTTTGACCCATCGAGTCGGGATCCAGAGTCGATTAAAAAACACACCAGCAAAGGCTTGAAAAGCAATGCCACGAGGGCAGACTCTCTTGTTGACCCTTATAGGCGAGGAGAAACATACTTAAGCAAGTACCCGGAGTTCGAGGTTTTGTTGTGAGTGTTGATTTTGGGGCGTCTTGTGCTACTCTCGCCTACTTGTACTAATAGCTCGCTCTCCGATGAAGCCTACAAGACGCCATACCAGGACCTTGACTCGACACAATAAAAAGCCGTAACTAGTGTTGGCGCTCGCCCTCAAACCATTGCCGAAGCTTTTCAAGTGCACGACTGCGGTGAGAtatcttgttcttctccgccCCGTCCATCTCAGCAAATCTGGATTGCCCGACAAATTAGCACACCTACAGTGATTGAAACACCAGGTTTGGGACTCCACTTAAAGATATTTGAAAGGATGGGGCGTGCGAAAGTGTAGTAAGGAATATTCTTTTGTGCCAACATACGTTTTCCCGTCATGTTCGAAGATAGGATCCCAACCTGCAA
Proteins encoded:
- the SES1 gene encoding Serine--tRNA ligase, cytoplasmic, which encodes MLDVIDFITERGGDPEKIRESQRRRSANVEVVDEIIALFEDHRRTQYSATQVNSKINDVQKQIGAKKKAKEDADELLKQKVELEKEKKALVESAAEKDALLKAKIKTVGNYVHDSVPVSNNEDNNVVERTWAPEGATVEKRSNVLSHHEVLLRLDGYDPDRGVKVVGHRGYFLRQWGVFLNQALINYGLEFLSQRGYTPLQTPQFMLKDYMGKTAQLEQFDEELYKVTDGEAKNDKYLIATSEQPISAFHADEWLIPKDLPIKYAGYSTCYRREAGSHGRDAWGIYRVHQFEKIEQFLLTDPEKSWDAFHDMIGISEEFYKSLELPYQIVSIVSGALNNAASKKLDLEAWFPFQGEYKELVSCSNCTDYQSRALEIRFGSKMQTDVKKKYVHCLNSTLCATTRTMCCILENYQTEEGLRVPEPLRKYLPGAPEFIPFAKELPKESTSQKSLPQRPKGGK